The nucleotide window GAGAGCCTCAACCTGTTTAAAGTCAAATATTACAGGAGTAAGATTGTATTCAAATATTCCTTCAACTTCTCTGTCAAAAAGAACGATGATTTTAGACTTTATTCCTGCCTGTCTCAGCGCAACTGCTTCTTCAAAAAAAGCTACTCCAAAGGCAAAGATGTCCTGTTTTTCAAAAAATTGGGCAACCTCTACTGCTCCGTGTCCATAGGCATCAGCTTTTACAATCGGTATTATCCTGCAGGCTGGATCCACTGATTTTACGATGTTTTTTATCCTTTGAAAGTTGTGGTTTAAGGCTTTTAAATCTATCTCTGCTTCAAGAAATCTCACATCTATTTTTTGCTCTCATCTTCCTTTTTTGGAGTTACATCAATCTCATCCTTTTCAGATGTGGCTTTTTTAAAGTTTCTTATGGCTTCTCCAATTCCTCTTCCAATCTGTGGTAGTCTTGTTGCTCCAAAAAGAATTATGACTATTACAAGAATTATCATTAACTCCTGTGTTCCTAAGCCAAACATTTTTTGCCCTCCTCTGTAAGAATTTTTAAGTCTTCCTCTGTATTTATGTTAATAAAAGATAACCCTTCTTCATCCAAATTTGCAACATCAACTACCTGAGCTTTAACATCCTCAATGAGTTTCATCATGCTGAGTTTGTCCTGTTTGAGCAGATTTTCCAATTCATTCAATATATCCTTAGAGTAAATTCCTGGTAAAGGATAAATTTTCTCTCTATAGCGAGCAACAGTAATAGGAGTTTTCCTATTAGCATGTTTTTCGCTCAGGAAATAAACAATTTCTTTTTTAACAAAAGGCATATCGCATGCAAAGGCAAATACATCGTATCTGGAATTTTTCAATGCCACATGAATTCCTGCCATTGGTCCTTTGAAAGGATAAATGTCTCCAAGCACAGGGATTCCTGTATAAAAGTAAAACTCTGGAGAGTTTGTAACAATGAAAACTTCTTCAAATACTTCCTTTAAATTGGTAAGAAGAATATCAACGAGCTTTTTATTATCTAAAGAGAGCAAACATTTATTGATCTTCATCCGTGATGATTTTCCACCTGCGAGTATTACACCTGTAAGAGCTATTTTAGATGACCACTGCACCAAGATATCCTACAACTCTGTTATAGTCTCTGCTTACCTCAGCAGAGGTAGTGTATTTAATGATCTGAACTTCCTTTGCACCAAGAAGCTTTGTTGTCTGAAGCATAACTGTTGTTGGAATTATTCCGCACATTGATATCTTATGCTCCATTACAGTATTGTAAAGTCCCTGAGGATCAAAGGCTTTTATTTTTTCAATAGCCAGTGCATCCACCTTTCTCGCCAGATCATCGGGTAAATAGTGACTCATATCTGTGCTTGAAATGATAACAACTCTACTTTCAAGTCCAAGTTCTTTAACTGCCCTGGCAATTCCCTGTGATAGATTGAAACATTCCTCAAGAGAAAGCATCTTCAATGTTATTGGTACAATCTGAGCTTTAGGATTTAGCTTATAAATAAACGGGAGCTGAACCTCTAAGGAATGCTCGTAAACATGAGCCTGAAAGTCTTCTTTTGCAGAAGAGTAACTCAGGATTTTACTTGCAAGTTCTTCATTAATCTTTAAACTTCCTAAGGGTATTTCCCACTCTCCCTCTCTCATCAAAGAAATATCTGCTCCATAACCGGTATGATTTGGTCCAAGAAGAATGAATATTTCTTTTGGTATCATTTTTGAATATACTAAACCTGCTACATGGCCAGAGTAAACATATCCTGCATGAGGACATATTGCACCATAGCAGTTGATTCTTTCCTGAGCGGGTATGTATTCTTCAATTTCATAGATAAGCTCTTTAGGATTAGATGGATAAAAATATCCTGCTACTGCTGGCTTTCTCCTTAACATCTTACACTTCCTCTTCTATTTCTGTACCTGTGTACATATCAGTATAATCAAGGAATCTCGTATAATCCTGTAGAAAAGTAAGAAGAACCGTGTCAGTGGGACCATTTCTTTGTTTGGCTACAATTACCTCAGCCCTTCCTTTATTAGCAGCATTTTTCCTGTTGTATACTTCGTCTCTGTAAAGAAAGATTATTACATCTGCATCCTGCTCAATTGCGCCTGATTCCCTTAAGTTAGCAAGGGTTGGTCTTTTGTCAGAGCTTTTTTCTACTGAACGATTTAGCTGACTTAGTGCAATTACAGGTACTTTAAGTTCCTTTGCCATAGCTTTAAGTGAACGGGATATGTCGGCTATTTCCTGTTCTCTTACATCATATGTATTTCTGCTTCTCATAAGCTGAAGATAGTCTATGATAACCAATCCGAGTCGACCTTTTTCCATCTTAAGTCTTCTTGCCTTTGCTCTAATTTCAAGAACGCTCATCTGAGATGAATCGTCAATATAAATAGGAGCTTCACTGAGCTTAACTGCTGCGTCTGTTATACGCTCCCAGTCTCTCTTGGTTATAAATCCCTTTCTCAGTGCTGATGAGTTAACCATTGCTATGCTACTGAGAAGTCTCATTGCAATCTGTTCTTTTGACATTTCAAGGCTGAAGAAGGCAACCGGTTCTCCAAGTTCAACTCCAACATGCTGGGCAATATTCAACGAAAAAGCAGTTTTTCCCATTCCCGGTCTTCCACCAATAATTATGAGGTCACCCGGCTGAAAACCTGATGTCAATGCATCAAGATCTTTGAAACCTGAAGGAATTCCAGTTATTACTGCCTTTTTCTCATACATGCTTTCTATTATCTTAAATGTGTTTTTAACGACATCTTTCATATGATAAAAACTCGTATTTGTTCGTTTCTCTGAGATTTCAAAAATCAATCTTTCAGCAAAATCAATCATTTCTTCAGCGTCTTCGGGTTCTTCATAAACCTTTGTAACAATCTCTGTGCAGGCACGGATAAGTGATCTCAGTAAGGCTTTTTCTCTTACCAGCTTGGCATGATATCTTATATTCGCTGCAGTAGGGACAACTGTAGTGAGAGTTCCGAGATAACTAACTCCTCCAACATCTTCAAGTTCTCCCTTATCCCTTAGATGTTCTGTCAGAGTAATGAGATCGATCGGCTCATTTCTGTCAAAAAGCTCAAGCATTGCCTGATAGATCTTTCTATGTCTTTCACTGTAGAAGTCTTCAGGAGAGAGTATTTCAATTGCTTTTGTTATTGCTTCTCCCTCAAGAATTATTGCACCAAGAACAGCCTGTTCAGCTTCAAGGCTTTGCGGAGGAAGCCTGAGAGCAGTACTTTCTATTTCCTGTAAATAAGCCATTATTCTCCTACGACATTAACTTTTAACTTTGCAGTTACATTTGAGTGAAGTTTAACCTCTACTTCATACTCTCCTAATCTTTTGATAGGCTCTAGTATATTGATTTGTTTTTTGTCAATTGAAAAACCCTGATTTTGTAAAGCCTCTGCTATGTCTTTTGCTGTAATAGAACCAAAAAGTTTTTGATCTTCACCAGCTTTTGCTTTAATTACAAGATTAAGAGCACCAAGTCTTTCTGCAATTGACTCTGCATCCTGACGCTTTTTCTTAGCTTCTTCTTCAAATTTTTTCTTCTGATACTCAAGAGCTTTCAAGTTTTTCTCATCGGCAATCAGGGCAAGACCTCTTGGTAAAAGAAAGTTTCTTGCATATCCATCTTTTACATTAATAATTTGACCAGCCTTACCCAATCCATGAACATCCTCTTTGAGAATTACTTTCATTACTGCCCCCTCACAAATTTTTTCATTTAAATATATCATACCATATTAAGAAAGGTATAGTAAGCCTGCTTATTTTGACTGGTCTCTTTACTGTGACTTTGAAGGTTACTCAACCAGCAACAGGCTCCTTTTAACATAATCAGTACAACGGCATAGTAATTAGCTGTTGGGCTTTTCTATTCTATTAATTCAACGAGCACCTGCCATGAAAAGAGGATTCGCAAAAA belongs to Thermodesulfovibrio aggregans and includes:
- a CDS encoding twin-arginine translocase TatA/TatE family subunit, producing MFGLGTQELMIILVIVIILFGATRLPQIGRGIGEAIRNFKKATSEKDEIDVTPKKEDESKK
- the mobA gene encoding molybdenum cofactor guanylyltransferase; translation: MQWSSKIALTGVILAGGKSSRMKINKCLLSLDNKKLVDILLTNLKEVFEEVFIVTNSPEFYFYTGIPVLGDIYPFKGPMAGIHVALKNSRYDVFAFACDMPFVKKEIVYFLSEKHANRKTPITVARYREKIYPLPGIYSKDILNELENLLKQDKLSMMKLIEDVKAQVVDVANLDEEGLSFININTEEDLKILTEEGKKCLA
- the amrB gene encoding AmmeMemoRadiSam system protein B, producing MLRRKPAVAGYFYPSNPKELIYEIEEYIPAQERINCYGAICPHAGYVYSGHVAGLVYSKMIPKEIFILLGPNHTGYGADISLMREGEWEIPLGSLKINEELASKILSYSSAKEDFQAHVYEHSLEVQLPFIYKLNPKAQIVPITLKMLSLEECFNLSQGIARAVKELGLESRVVIISSTDMSHYLPDDLARKVDALAIEKIKAFDPQGLYNTVMEHKISMCGIIPTTVMLQTTKLLGAKEVQIIKYTTSAEVSRDYNRVVGYLGAVVI
- the dnaB gene encoding replicative DNA helicase — encoded protein: MAYLQEIESTALRLPPQSLEAEQAVLGAIILEGEAITKAIEILSPEDFYSERHRKIYQAMLELFDRNEPIDLITLTEHLRDKGELEDVGGVSYLGTLTTVVPTAANIRYHAKLVREKALLRSLIRACTEIVTKVYEEPEDAEEMIDFAERLIFEISEKRTNTSFYHMKDVVKNTFKIIESMYEKKAVITGIPSGFKDLDALTSGFQPGDLIIIGGRPGMGKTAFSLNIAQHVGVELGEPVAFFSLEMSKEQIAMRLLSSIAMVNSSALRKGFITKRDWERITDAAVKLSEAPIYIDDSSQMSVLEIRAKARRLKMEKGRLGLVIIDYLQLMRSRNTYDVREQEIADISRSLKAMAKELKVPVIALSQLNRSVEKSSDKRPTLANLRESGAIEQDADVIIFLYRDEVYNRKNAANKGRAEVIVAKQRNGPTDTVLLTFLQDYTRFLDYTDMYTGTEIEEEV
- the rplI gene encoding 50S ribosomal protein L9, translated to MKVILKEDVHGLGKAGQIINVKDGYARNFLLPRGLALIADEKNLKALEYQKKKFEEEAKKKRQDAESIAERLGALNLVIKAKAGEDQKLFGSITAKDIAEALQNQGFSIDKKQINILEPIKRLGEYEVEVKLHSNVTAKLKVNVVGE